One genomic segment of Halalkalicoccus tibetensis includes these proteins:
- the deoC gene encoding deoxyribose-phosphate aldolase, which translates to MDKAAFAASIDHTVLGPETTRGDVERVLDEADEYGMNACIPPCYVEEAAEYAPEVTIATVIGFPHGQNTPESKRREGVEAWKAGADELDVVCNRGRLLGDEPERFHEELAEIVAAVPVPVKAILETSELPAEEIRRAAELATEADVAMLKTSTGFADGGATVEDVELLAEFLPVKASGGVGDYRTAKAMFDAGAERIGASSGVALVEDFPDAGRTS; encoded by the coding sequence GCGGCATCGATCGACCACACCGTTCTCGGGCCGGAGACGACACGGGGCGACGTCGAGCGCGTCCTCGATGAGGCCGACGAGTACGGGATGAACGCCTGCATCCCGCCGTGTTACGTCGAGGAGGCCGCCGAGTACGCCCCCGAGGTGACGATCGCGACCGTGATCGGCTTCCCTCACGGCCAGAACACCCCCGAGAGCAAGCGCCGCGAGGGCGTCGAGGCCTGGAAGGCCGGGGCCGACGAGCTCGACGTGGTCTGCAACCGGGGGCGGCTGCTGGGCGACGAGCCCGAGCGGTTCCACGAGGAGCTCGCCGAGATCGTCGCCGCGGTGCCGGTCCCCGTCAAGGCCATCCTCGAGACGAGCGAGCTCCCCGCCGAGGAGATCAGGCGGGCCGCGGAGCTGGCCACGGAGGCCGACGTCGCGATGCTCAAGACCTCGACGGGCTTCGCCGACGGCGGGGCGACCGTCGAGGACGTCGAGCTGCTCGCGGAGTTCCTCCCCGTGAAGGCCAGCGGCGGGGTCGGCGACTACCGGACGGCGAAAGCGATGTTCGACGCCGGCGCCGAGCGCATCGGCGCCTCCTCCGGGGTCGCGCTGGTCGAGGACTTTCCCGACGCCGGTCGAACCAGTTAA